In Zingiber officinale cultivar Zhangliang chromosome 6A, Zo_v1.1, whole genome shotgun sequence, a single genomic region encodes these proteins:
- the LOC121994925 gene encoding classical arabinogalactan protein 9-like: MGLGGGTGNVSFASPAFREDSQAARRALSTNDYLSQDAPSPSRRRAQSPSDDSDSDGQPLAQRRRRRASRPVSNSGPSSVPSPPPASFASPPPPVVTPPPIPSHVNDPPIPSDTQVEPPLAQPSTSQQSPGDEAGPSERPSATPPLAPPRGPSSAPFGSPAGPSAPLGSAAGPSDHPRLLITVTILRSLPRRDISYMPQACAESLVVNNFFHAIHYQNKVLRDQVAELE; encoded by the exons ATGGgccttggtggaggaacaggcaACGTTTCCTTCGCCAGCCCCGCTTTCAGAGAGGATTCTCAAGCAGCTCGCAGGGCCCTCTCCACAAATGACTACCTGAGCCAGGATGCCCCTTCTCCTTCTAGGCGCAGGGCTCAATCGCCTTCTGATGATTCTGATTCGGATGGGCAGCCACTGGCTCAGAGACGTCGGCGCCGAGCCTCTCGCCCTGTGTCTAACTCAGGCCCTTCTTctgtcccttctcctcctccagccTCATTTGCCTCTCCTCCCCCTCCCGTTGTGACCCCACCTCCAATCCCGAGCCATGTAAATGATCCCCCTATTCCGTCCGATACTCAGGTCGAGCCCCCGTTGGCTCAACCTTCCACATCGCAGCAATCTCCGGGCGACGAAGCTGGCCCCTCAGAACGCCCTTCAGCTACCCCACCCTTAGCACCCCCTCGGgggccttcttcagctccttttggctCACCTGCTGGGCCCTCAGCTCCTCTTGGTTCAGCCGCAGGGCCCTCAGACCACCCTCGCTTACTCATCACTGTTACTATACTACGGTCCCTTCCGAGGAGAG ATATTTCCTATATGCCCCAGGCTTGCGCAGAGTCTCTGGTAGTGAACAATTTCTTCCATGCTATTCATTATCAGAATAAGGTGTTGCGGGACCAGGTTGCTGAACTGGAATAA